One segment of Salvia splendens isolate huo1 chromosome 20, SspV2, whole genome shotgun sequence DNA contains the following:
- the LOC121781587 gene encoding uncharacterized protein LOC121781587, which produces MVSTCALHADHELELLDVRVSAPSPPSSSPFLSFSLSTAPRPPRFHHRSRRRGSAIAAQLLLRHRFPLSLLFLSLAASLLSRLSDLLIPPPYRRRLRFRFHLRRCSLPPPHLSLFSPSLSLFSLFTVRRCPLSLIDYSTTAAAASTTTHRHHRAQHRRRRHHQIPPSFRSAAAATVHAQAAASAFSAPRTAGRRRSLDPSHAADADSRQIFKGMKAVTVGALVVDCRRRSAKLAVGIRQIHRDKFFSFFLVIKAVGFYLISIY; this is translated from the exons AGTTTCAGCTCCCTCCCCTCCATCATCTTCTcctttcctctctttctctctctccactGCACCGCGGCCGCCACGGTTCCACCACCGCAGCCGTCGTCGCGGATCCGCCATCGCTGCCCAGCTTCTCCTCCGTCACCGTTTTCCTCTCTccctcctctttctctctctcgcgGCTTCCCTTCTCTCCCGTCTCTCAGATCTACTCATACCGCCACCCTACCGGCGCCGCCTCCGCTTCCGTTTTCATCTCCGGCGGTGTTCccttcctcctcctcatctctctctcttctctccctctctctctcttttctcccTCTTCACCGTACGCCGCtgccctctctctctcatagattactccaccaccgccgccgcagcGAGCACGACGACGCACCGCCACCACCGTGCGCAGCACAGACGCCGCCGTCATCACCAGATCCCCCCCTCGTTCAGGTcagccgccgccgccactgtgcatgcacaggcggCGGCTTCGGCCTTCTCCGCCCCTCGCACCGCCGGCCGCCGCCGCAGCCTAGACCCCTCCCACGCTGCCGATGCCGATTCCCGACAG atttttaaaGGAATGAAAGCAGTGACTGTCGGAGCGTTGGTTGTCGATTGTCGGCGACGAAGTGCCAAGCTTGCTGTCGGAATCCGGCAGATTCATAGGGATAAgtttttctccttctttctaGTTATTAAGGCAGTAGGATTCTACTTGATTTCTATTTACTGA
- the LOC121782160 gene encoding uncharacterized protein LOC121782160: protein MNNTKVGLPELHNRLKTYESSTAKVKSVLMVSSSAKSSKWKNKQQKKKASKDVVLKLKSGGANKKSKLSKDECLFCHEKGHWKRDSPKFKAQGAESGSSGAK from the exons ATGAACAACACGAAGGTTGGGCTGCCAGAGCTGCACAATAGGCTTAAGACTTATGAGTCTTCCACTGCTAAGGTAAAATCTGTGCTCATGGTGAGCTCTTCTGCGAAGTCTTCGAAATGGAAGAATAAGCAACAGAAGAAGAAAGCATCTAAGGATGTTGTTCTAAAGCTTAAGAGTGGAGGGGCCAATAAGAAGTCGAAATTATCAAAGGATGAGTGTCTTTTCTGTCATGAGAAGGGACACTGGAAGAGAGACAGCCCAAAattcaaggcacaaggtgcagaAAGTGGGAGCTCAg gGGCTAAGTGA
- the LOC121781017 gene encoding UDP-glycosyltransferase 83A1-like, with amino-acid sequence MAGKKPHVLAVPFPGQGHVKPLMRLCRQIAKHGIKVTFVNAESIHHKLLSASQKQQDEDDSIVMETVPDGFTSEDDPNNPFTLLETLPKTMPQNLTDLIQRINTSSPNEKVTCLIADISFSWIFEIADKMGAEPVGFWTPSIASLALTFHIPKLLEQGNLNINGSLENGVIISLSNEIPSWRKDELPWSFSSDPEIGKVFFETPKRGIKDASKANWWLCNSCHELEPAATQLLPNALPIGPLNLLDSNNVGSTNFFSEDSSCLRWLDTQPDGSVVYVSFGSTGVFSQQQLDELALGLELSGRAFLWVVRPDLVNGSPVVYPPEFGTGLGKIVEWAPQNRVLSHPSIGCFVSHCGWNSTTEGVANGVPFLCWPYFADQFHNERYICERWEIGLKIDFDEEGIRSRYEIKNKIDMIFSDNKLKENALKLKEMCGKSVVDGGTSWNNLKKFIDHLYRR; translated from the exons ATGGCCGGCAAGAAACCTCATGTGTTGGCCGTTCCATTCCCTGGTCAAGGCCACGTGAAGCCGCTCATGCGCCTCTGTCGCCAAATAGCCAAACACGGCATTAAAGTTACATTTGTCAATGCCGAGTCTATTCATCACAAATTACTTTCCGCATCTCAAAAACAACAAGATGAAGATGATTCCATAGTCATGGAAACTGTCCCTGACGGTTTCACTTCTGAAGATGATCCAAACAACCCCTTTACGCTGCTCGAAACTCTCCCAAAGACAATGCCGCAAAACTTAACAGATTTGATTCAAAGGATCAACACCTCCAGTCCTAACGAGAAGGTTACCTGTCTCATTGCTGACATCTCATTTTCATGGATTTTCGAAATTGCAGATAAGATGGGAGCCGAGCCAGTCGGCTTCTGGACGCCTTCCATCGCTAGCTTGGCCTTAACGTTTCACATTCCCAAACTCTTAGAGCAAGGAAATCTTAATATAAATG GATCTCTCGAAAATGGAGTTATAATTAGTCTTTCAAACGAAATACCTTCTTGGAGGAAAGATGAGCTTCCATGGAGTTTCTCCAGCGACCCGGAAATAGGAAAGGTTTTCTTCGAAACTCCAAAAAGAGGAATAAAAGATGCTAGTAAAGCAAATTGGTGGCTTTGTAACTCTTGTCATGAGCTCGAACCCGCAGCTACTCAGTTGCTCCCAAACGCCTTGCCAATCGGGCCCTTAAATTTACTCGACTCCAACAATGTCGGATCCACCAATTTCTTCTCTGAAGATTCATCTTGTTTACGCTGGCTGGATACCCAACCGGATGGATCAGTGGTGTATGTTTCTTTCGGAAGTACAGGAGTTTTCTCTCAGCAGCAGTTGGATGAGTTAGCTCTCGGGCTCGAGCTATCGGGCCGGGCTTTTCTATGGGTCGTCCGGCCCGACCTCGTCAATGGGTCGCCGGTCGTGTACCCTCCCGAGTTCGGGACTGGGCTCGGGAAGATTGTGGAATGGGCACCTCAAAATAGAGTCTTGTCGCATCCGTCCATTGGTTGTTTCGTGTCTCACTGCGGATGGAACTCGACTACCGAAGGCGTGGCCAATGGGGTCCCTTTCCTATGTTGGCCCTATTTTGCTGACCAGTTCCATAATGAAAGGTATATTTGTGAAAGGTGGGAGATTggattaaaaattgattttgatgAAGAGGGAATTAGATCTAGATATGAAATCAAGAACAAAATTGACATGATATTTTCTGATAATAAGTTAAAGGAAAATGCACTGAAACTTAAGGAAATGTGTGGCAAGAGTGTTGTCGATGGTGGAACGTCTTGGAACAATCTGAAGAAATTTATTGATCATCTTTATAGGAGATGA